The region GATGTGTCATTCCCGCGAAAGCTCGCCCTCGACTTGATCGGGGGCGGAAATCCATTTTTTCCGTCGGATTTCGGCACGTTTACATCCTTAAAACTGCCACCGATCCACGCTGCAATAGGCCCTTCTATGCTAAAATAAGAATATTAAAATTCATCACCATTGATAGTGCCCAACATCAAATAAAAATGGTTTTCCTATGGGCGTATAACAATTCGGGGGTTCACGACCTCACCACCTCCGGCCTCGATACCTTCCATCTCCACGGCACCACTCTCACCCATCCCGTTTCCAGCCGTTTGCAATCCTCTATCCAAAACGGCCCAATGTTTTTTAAAGCCATCACCGGCAAATTCTTCGTGCCTTCTTATTTGCAAGGGACAAAAGCCGTTACAACCGTGTACGACCTTGCCGGAAAAATGCTGAGTAAGCTTGTATTGAAGAATGAAAAATATTTAGACCTACATAGATTTACCGGCGCGAACGGTGCGGTGGTTGTGAAGGTGGGAAGATAGCCTCTTCAGAAAAATAATGCAACTCTATAATTTTTGTCGACTGAATTCCCGCTCCCCGCTTTCGCGGGGACAAGTTTCGCGGGAAAGACATTTCTATCCTTCAATAATCAGATCAAATAATTTTCTTTCCAACTTTTCTTCATACTCCCCGCCAATTGCCCGCACGCCCCCATGATGTCCTGCCCCCTGCTCCTCCTCAGCGTCGCGTTCAATCCCTTGTCGAAAAGTTTCTGCACAAATTCCTCGGTCTTTTTAAACGACGGCCCCTTAGCTTCGCCGTACCTGCTCGGGTTCAGCGATATCACGTTTACTTTGCAGACAATCTTGCCGAGCAGCGACGACAGCGCCGCGACCGCTTCATCGCCATCAGTTTCTCCTTCCATCAACACATACTCAAACGTGACCGGCCGTCCGGTTTTCTCAAAATATTCCCCCGCAATCTCTACAAGCGATTCAATCGGGTATTTCTTATTCACCGGCATTATCTTATCACGTACAGCGTTATTACATGCGTTGAGCGAAATCGCCAGTCCTATCGGGATGTCCTGTTCCATCAGCCGCCGTACAGACGGCACCACGCCCGCGGTGGAAACCGTGATGCGCCGCGCGCCAATGCAGAACGCATTCTCGTCGTTGATGATCTCGAGCGACGATAAAAAATTCTCATAATTCGATAGCGCCTCGCCCATGCCCATGAACACGATGTTGGTGACGGGCTTGTCTTTGCGGCCGGCTTGGTAATCGTTGATAGCGATGAGCTGGCCGAGGATTTCCGCCTGCGTCAAGTTGCGGATAAGGCCTATTGCGCCGGTCTCGCAGAACAGGCAGCCCAGGCCGCAGCCGAGCTGGCTCGAAAGGCACGCGGTGCGGCGCGCTCCGTCAATCAAAAGCACGCTTTCAATGAGATATTCCGAATCAGCAACCTTGAACCCGAACTTCACCGCATCTTTCTCCGCCGATTCCAGCACCGCCGCGACGAAAAGCTTTTCAACCGTAAAATGCTCGGCCAGTTTTTTGCGGGTTTCCCTTGAGACGTTTGCCATTTCGTCAAAGCTGGAAACGCGCTTCTGGTACAGCCATTTGTACACCTGTTTTGCGCGGAACGCGGGTTCGCCGAGGTCGGTGATGGCTTTAGCAAGCGCGGGGAGGGGAAGGTTTTTGAGATTGGGCTTGTTGGATGATGAGGTCATAGGGAGAAAATACTTTATTTCTAACTGCACCTTTAACCTCACCCCCAGCCCCTCTCCCACAGGAGAGGGGTGGCCGAAGGCCGGGGTGAGGTTGTTCTCTCTTATTCCACCATCATCAGCTTCTTCGTCTCCGCCAATTCCCCTGCGTCAAGCTTGATGAAATAGATTCCCGCCGGGCAATTTTTCTTTTTCCAGTAAACTGTGTGGCTTCCCGCCGCAATATGCCCGTTGACAAGCGTGACGACACGCCTGCCTGAAGCGTTGAAAATTTCCAGCGTTACGTGACATGCCGCAAGTAAGTCAAATTGTATCCCCGCGGAATTGATAAAAGCGAGATGTAAACTGCTTTTTGATATTTCAGGCATCCTGTCATTGATTACAGAGGCTCCATTTTCAAACCGCACCTGCGCCGGGATCTTGTTCACCATCGGATTCAGGTCCGGGCCGATGGGCGGCCACGGCATTGTGCCCCACCACGACGGTTTTCCCGGAAGGTAATAGGACGCGGGCAGCACGTGGTCGGCGATGGAAGGGTCCCACTTGGTCGAATCCGACGCGTAATCGTAGTTGCCGTGAAGTATTGCCGTTGTGTACGGCTGCCTGTTGTCTTCAGGATAGGTGCCCGAGGTGCCGTCGTCGTTGGCCTCGCTGTAGCCGAAACAGTAGCTGTAGGTGGTGGCGTCGTAGGAGCGGTATTGCGGCGCAATGATCATTGACGCGGCGGGAATCTTGTTCTTTCCGTTGTTGTACGACGTGATCTGCAGCAAATCGGTGGAGCCCACCACGTTTCCCGCGATGTTGTAATACCGTCCGGCAAAGTCCACGTTCACGGCGCGGTTCGCCTGGCACGCCCACCAGGTTGAATCGGTTCGCTCGGGAGAGCGGCCCGAAAGGGGGTTGCATATTTTCGTGGTGCCCGTAAGAAATGACCTGAACAGTGTGTTGTGGCTGTTGGAGCCCCAGATGCCGTCGGGATGGAACGAGGTCGCGATGTTTCCCTCGTACAAATTGAACATGGGGTGCGAGCCGTGCATGGAAAAATCGCCCATGACCACGTTGTAGGCGGTCTCGTCGAAGTCGTTGGCCGAATAATTGTAGCCGATCACGTTGCCGGCCGCCCCCCAGTTGAGCATGATTGACACATGCATGCGCCGCAGGACGTTGTTTTCGACGAGAATGCCGCTTGACTTGTCGGCAATGAACACGTCGGCGTCGGTCTGGCCCGGCGTGTGATGGAACGCGTCGTGGAAATAGCTGTCGCGCACCTCGCAGCGGTACGCCCAAAACGCCCGGAAATGGTCGCCGTCGGTGTAATTGCTCTCGATGTTCTTCACCCAACAATAGGCGGATCCGTTCATGAGGATGTTTTCGGTGTAGCCGGTGTTGTTCATGTACACCTGCACGTCTTCGAGCCCGGCGTACTTTGCGCCGGCGCTGAACGGCGTTGCAAGCGGCGAGAGCGCAGGATCGTACGCGATGTACAGCGACGGCGCGATGCCGACGGCGGTGCCGTTGACAGACGTCACTTCCACGATCTGTCCCAGCGCGCGCGTGCCGTTCCAGCCGATGCCGCCGTCGCACCAGGTGCAGCTTCCCTCCCCGCCCTTGATGGTGACAAACGTCGAATCGTTGAGCTCGGTGATCAGCAGATAAGATCCCACCGTGACGCCGGCCGCGCTTGCGAGCGTGACGGAGGTCGAGCCCTGCGTTGTCCCGGCAACGATCGCAAC is a window of Chitinivibrionales bacterium DNA encoding:
- the rlmN gene encoding 23S rRNA (adenine(2503)-C(2))-methyltransferase RlmN; amino-acid sequence: MTSSSNKPNLKNLPLPALAKAITDLGEPAFRAKQVYKWLYQKRVSSFDEMANVSRETRKKLAEHFTVEKLFVAAVLESAEKDAVKFGFKVADSEYLIESVLLIDGARRTACLSSQLGCGLGCLFCETGAIGLIRNLTQAEILGQLIAINDYQAGRKDKPVTNIVFMGMGEALSNYENFLSSLEIINDENAFCIGARRITVSTAGVVPSVRRLMEQDIPIGLAISLNACNNAVRDKIMPVNKKYPIESLVEIAGEYFEKTGRPVTFEYVLMEGETDGDEAVAALSSLLGKIVCKVNVISLNPSRYGEAKGPSFKKTEEFVQKLFDKGLNATLRRSRGQDIMGACGQLAGSMKKSWKENYLI
- a CDS encoding glycosyl hydrolase family 28-related protein, yielding MNQKSFFLFAAFSITIIFSFLTSYAEIIPSSRRVIWQNNIGIPGGVPMRTTISTTINASTYGNGASDATSGIQAALNACTANQVVLLSAGRFLIDSTIRVPSSVTLRGAGPSQTILDAHGTGGGAVVAFGQDATPYRTNSVAIVAGTTQGSTSVTLASAAGVTVGSYLLITELNDSTFVTIKGGEGSCTWCDGGIGWNGTRALGQIVEVTSVNGTAVGIAPSLYIAYDPALSPLATPFSAGAKYAGLEDVQVYMNNTGYTENILMNGSAYCWVKNIESNYTDGDHFRAFWAYRCEVRDSYFHDAFHHTPGQTDADVFIADKSSGILVENNVLRRMHVSIMLNWGAAGNVIGYNYSANDFDETAYNVVMGDFSMHGSHPMFNLYEGNIATSFHPDGIWGSNSHNTLFRSFLTGTTKICNPLSGRSPERTDSTWWACQANRAVNVDFAGRYYNIAGNVVGSTDLLQITSYNNGKNKIPAASMIIAPQYRSYDATTYSYCFGYSEANDDGTSGTYPEDNRQPYTTAILHGNYDYASDSTKWDPSIADHVLPASYYLPGKPSWWGTMPWPPIGPDLNPMVNKIPAQVRFENGASVINDRMPEISKSSLHLAFINSAGIQFDLLAACHVTLEIFNASGRRVVTLVNGHIAAGSHTVYWKKKNCPAGIYFIKLDAGELAETKKLMMVE